The following are encoded together in the Panicum virgatum strain AP13 chromosome 6K, P.virgatum_v5, whole genome shotgun sequence genome:
- the LOC120711959 gene encoding transcription factor IBH1-like 1: MHAPRKFRKAFMAQLLVSLRAAGQASKSMGLRERRDAVRLSSDVAMALASARAAPRTWARALVARHAAERRNEALMRRIMGGAGYEMAAAAAAARSRKEARSRRIVRRSRRVCSGSAGRKRRSLLAAAAAAAAAASGGAGRCSAMAAAAASGGAGRCSAMAAAKRMVKARLQVLRSLVPGGEALRGLSLLSETLDYVVCLKTQVELMQCLCKGSCPNLG; this comes from the coding sequence ATGCATGCCCCGAGGAAGTTCAGGAAGGCCTTCATGGCGCAGCTCCTGGTGAGCCTGCGGGCGGCCGGCCAGGCGTCCAAGTCCATGGGCCTCCGGGAGCGCCGCGATGCCGTGCGGCTCTCCTCCGACGTGGCCATGGCGCTGGCGTCCGCCCGCGCGGCGCCGCGCACGTGGGCGCGCGCCCTCGTCGCCAGGcacgcggcggagcggcgcaaCGAGGCGCTCATGCGCCGCATCATGGGCGGCGCCGGCTACGAgatggccgcggccgcggccgcggcgaggagcaGGAAGGAGGCGCGGAGCAGGAGGATCGTGCGGAGGTCGCGCCGCGTGTGCAGCGGCAGCgccgggaggaagaggaggagcttgctggcggcggcggcggcggcggcggcggcagcgagcggtGGGGCCGGCAGATGCAgcgcaatggcggcggcggcagcgagcggtGGGGCCGGCAGATGCAGCGCAATGGCGGCGGCCAAGAGGATGGTGAAGGCGAGGCTGCAGGTGCTGAGGAGCCTGGTGCCCGGAGGGGAGGCGCTGCGGGGCCTCTCCCTGCTGAGCGAGACGCTGGACTACGTCGTGTGCCTGAAGACACAGGTGGAGCTCATGCAATGCCTGTGCAAAGGATCCTGTCCCAACCTGGGTTGA
- the LOC120639122 gene encoding tetraspanin-8-like: MARPRCSNAVFASFNVLTLLLGAAVLAGGIYAGAPGHRGATDCERFLRAPALILGAAIVVVSAAGIAGACCRVSLLLWLYLLLAALLILAALCFAAFALAVTNAGAGRAVSGRGFKEYRLGDYSSWLRRRVEDGRTWGRIRSCLAEARVCRSLQRNRTFDEFVNDHLSPVQSGCCKPPTECNFTYLNETYWTKPASPSNSSNPDCNTWSNDQSELCYGCQSCKAGVLGNLKNSWKKIAIINAAFIMLLIVVYSLGCCMLRNNRRHKYTLVGK; this comes from the exons ATGGCGCGGCCGCGTTGCAGCAACGCCGTCTTCGCGTCCTTCAACgtcctcaccctcctcctcggcgcggcCGTGCTCGCAGGGGGCATCTACGCCGGCGCGCCCGGCCACCGCGGGGCCACCGACTGCGAGCGCTTCCTCCGCGCGCCGGCGCTCATCCTCGGCGCGGCCATCGTGGTCGTCTCCGCGGCCGGCATCGCGGGCGCCTGCTGCCGCGTTTCGCTCCTCCTCTGGCTCTACCTCCTCCTCGCGGCGCTGCTCATCCTCGCCGCGCTCTGCTTCGCCGCCTTCGCGCTCGCCGTCACCAACGCCGGCGCCGGGCGGGCCGTGTCGGGGAGAGGGTTCAAGGAGTACCGGCTCGGGGACTACTCCAGCTGGCTCCGGCGGAGGGTGGAGGACGGCCGCACATGGGGAAGGATCAGGAGCTGCCTCGCGGAGGCCCGCGTGTGCCGGAGCCTGCAGAGAAACCGGACGTTCGACGAGTTCGTCAACGACCACCTCTCGCCGGTGCAG TCTGGATGCTGCAAGCCCCCAACTGAATGCAACTTCACATACCTGAACGAGACCTATTGGACGAAGCCCGCTAGCCCCAGCAATTCGTCCAACCCTGACTGCAATACCTGGTCAAATGACCAGTCGGAGCTCTGCTATGGCTGCCAGTCTTGCAAGGCCGGCGTTCTGGGGAACCTCAAGAACAGCTGGAAGAAGATTGCCATTATCAATGCTGCGTTTATCATGCTCCTCATCGTCGTCTACTCCCTTGGGTGCTGCATGCTTCGGAACAACCGGCGGCACAAGTACACGCTGGTTGGGAAGTAG
- the LOC120711960 gene encoding uncharacterized protein LOC120711960 produces MGGFATSRPASIGLCAFLSFLNLFAFLLAVGAERRRSTGKVVPDEYDDRSYCLYDTDASTVYGVSALFVLLLQQAIVTAATRCLCFGPALSSRGCAVAAFVLSWTTFLIAEACLIGGSVRNAKHTKYLGYYMKHDLVSCATLRKGVFAAAAAMMLINLVASLVYYWSYSKAATGGFMKHQNEVGVGMTDYGLDMGVSGP; encoded by the exons ATGGGCGGCTTCGCCACCTCGCGCCCGGCCTCCATAGGCCTCTGCGCCTTTCTCAGCTTCCTCAACCTCTtcgccttcctcctcgccgtgggcgccgagcgccgccgcagcacc GGGAAGGTGGTGCCGGACGAGTACGACGACCGCTCCTACTGCCTCTACGACACCGACGCCTCCACGGTGTACGGCGTCTCCGCCTTGTTCGTGCTCCTGCTCCAGCAGGCCATCGTCACCGCCGCCACGCGGTGCCTCTGCTTCGGCCCCGCGCTCTCCTCCCGCGGCTGCGCCGTCGCCGCGTTCGTCCTCTCCTG GACAACATTCCTTATAGCGGAAGCTTGCCTCATAGGAGGATCAGTGAGGAATGCAAAACACACCAAATATTTAGGTTACTATATGAAGCACGATTTGGTGTCCTGTGCCACCCTTCGCAAGGGGGTCTTCGCAGCTGCTGCTGCGATGATGCTTATCAACCTCGTGGCGTCCCTTGTCTACTATTGGAGTTACTCAAAAGCTGCAACCGGTGGGTTCATGAAGCACCAAAACGAGGTTGGGGTGGGCATGACGGATTACGGCCTTGACATGGGTGTTTCTGGGCCCTGA
- the LOC120711961 gene encoding xyloglucan endotransglycosylase/hydrolase protein 8-like: protein MARRSLAPLAPPPSLALAAAVVALAFCFHPASAQSAWLDEFRTDGEVRSDFDASGKQVASLVLDENSGAGFNSTEKYLFGEFSVEMKLVPGNSAGTVTSFYLTSGEGDDHDEIDLEFMGNSSGAPTVLNTNVWASGDGKKEHQFYLWFDPSADFHKYTIIWNAKNIIFRVDDVTVRAFRRYADLPYPDARPMAVHATLWDGSYWATEKGKVPIDWAAAPFVVSYRGYIANACVAHGGGGRTSCPAGRNEWMDRELDDTDRLTVAWARRNCLQYNYCEDGWRFPEGFPGECSRE from the exons ATGGCGCGCCGGTCTCTAgctccgctcgcgccgccgccgtcgctggccctcgccgccgccgtcgttgcGCTCGCGTTCTGCTTCCATCCCGCCTCGGCGCAGTCGGCCTGGCTCGACGAGTTCCGCACGGACGGCGAGGTCCGCTCCGACTTCGACGCCTCGGGCAAGCAGGTGGCGTCGCTGGTCCTCGACGAGAACTCCGGCGCCGGATTCAACTCCACGGAGAAGTACCTCTTCGGCGAGTTCAGCGTCGAGATGAAGCTGGTCCCCGGCAACTCCGCTGGCACCGTCACCTCCTTCTAC CTGACGTCCGGCGAGGGCGACGACCACGACGAGATCGACCTGGAGTTCATGGGCAACTCGAGCGGCGCGCCGACGGTGCTCAACACCAACGTGTGGGCCAGCGGCGACGGCAAGAAGGAGCACCAGTTCTACCTCTGGTTCGACCCCTCCGCCGACTTCCACAAGTACACCATCATCTGGAACGCCAAGAACATCATCTTCCGCGTCGACGACGTCACCGTGCGCGCCTTCCGCCGCTACGCCGACCTCCCCTACCCGGACGCCAGGCCCATGGCGGTGCACGCCACGCTCTGGGACGGGAGCTACTGGGCGACGGAGAAGGGCAAGGTCCCCATCGACTGGGCCGCCGCGCCCTTCGTCGTCTCCTACCGGGGCTACATCGCCAACGCCTGCgtcgcccacggcggcggcggccgcacgtCGTGCCCCGCCGGGCGGAACGAGTGGATGGACAGGGAGCTTGACGACACCGACCGGCTCACCGTCGCCTGGGCCCGGCGTAACTGCCTGCAGTACAATTACTGCGAGGACGGGTGGCGCTTCCCGGAGGGGTTCCCCGGCGAGTGCAGCCGCGAATGA